One genomic region from Leishmania braziliensis MHOM/BR/75/M2904 complete genome, chromosome 35 encodes:
- a CDS encoding TATE DNA transposons — MWGGDMREGKTSNIELDVIYKAYLPKKRIVPSDTMVHLDWKRAQQLKAKVHRHGVVYFPIFIMKHWIAGLLEKGTRDSAEIQLRILDSAPSPIVEEKLRKHFHMVWPALRLVNEFSPRQERYSDDCGLYMSAVFFGAHLDIQIDHSHDMAKCMRRLLYAASKHHPPREYFLEKMRKILTNRPVSRKDFFYNEIEHKPWLKKTTVNREDTFHLGGGERRATKSTNPKRDSRRANQPKARAPKPPPRQKKREETVRTKMDRAERTKRKPQTPVPASKAPSRKRPERSAMDAPLPRRKAARKSDRRTPASSSGRSATGRNGNKTRSLNSSEFPSEDEDLPVIDLPWRKKNSVTRTPEHAPNDATVSSEGIIPTNVSPHVQHGKCISEWTEITLAEANKHARKVYEAVLDHLWAATALARVGDGVAHGLTDTAVGQQRVRHKLTPLQPYSVQEMLKLLRKNIHMVDASPTDPNGVTFREENRSEEVTLDSSIDELYLVRGPSLPTLYDVIKGYRFLLGACLREAPEDMNGVRYPSHYVLTKDASEATVGVYVPATWTHYQSSKRQRAPRHALRYIPLPRSAASEAHQDPSDSQRPRLVKRKRWPGDGAGRDPLQEDEEDGATYRTPGNQKGDGYADVDANISTEAMRALESLRSNPLNMQGRPLSQKEEAEVCPRNWFLFAAKPPHISQLAWSLVRPDTRAHHLRWLTRIKSMNSEQMLMRFPAACIDLILSTARARKWKWATTAKAFAAVAGALRDLPLYSTQARGIRLQDDPEWRSAFGTVQRYMKESVPDAPPFVSRQQVERISKRLRLGHPRAALFLAMMWGFAARACDISTLRAKDVTLFPGTSTDTYVKVTLTIRKGKGAKTRGPYPVPSMLTRDLAATLQEMLVQKKPSEELFAPHGGAAGTDRPGGANRDARCTAALDPERRAPLYGGSGCPVEGPDDDFRAREAGHAAALSWVWPAAYGGGRDRKGQRRKSAIPDPLEAAASVFRFRSQESSCANLGIAPQEVAAMVDQMSGFIQVLTERPALVKQWPLHLKRNTPLDMDTVLAMPTKRASTKRFLQRIQCFLDPSFYDGLRTSRTIKKCVLTTAEIQQAVEMGKFEPCPISDIGAQVQLPEGMHGVNVFTVPELKGRRRLITEPLLNRVIPKHHVPRVHYDTRLGRRQRLRYARYMLQIDFEAYYDAIPIAATLRNKFVFRARHDGRYYRLRTLPTGARWSVAVGQAVTWTIVDIDTPVTITTLIDNILVAAREGQEREFVLAVRTIVARIKAANLMTSPNRDELEAMSDEETLQLASANTVFLGEEYTWNGRERLIRNSVKTVAKLKLALQKTSHTIRSLASLISLIFFALHTTQMNPARAFKLLRAYRGIYRLTFRGYDWDDAVPYIDSSVARSLQEIGGALVQNPWWKISDERHPTTDEATYDAVAFTDASLEGWGAVLHLRDAGATEMWTYRQRWTEDLERQLGGDDGEAERVLEKLRQYQLRRRVRSGGRFEDPDLQADRFQARYSAHAEPRAAQLMLRHLVEHHRVPNGARIALATDHRAIVIAQKHLNGFGGIGRGYALNKLFEYTYDLWYNRGIDVVFFYVEGARNPADAYSRHFGVDATGSLEVHRVEPFGVPFLRHMWCPLCEERRREEGGEI, encoded by the exons ATGTGGGGCGGTGACATGCGCGAGGGGAAAACATCGAATATCGAACTCGATGTGATCTACAAAGCGTACCTCCCTAAGAAACGGATCGTTCCGTCGGACACGATGGTGCACCTTGATTGGAAACGCGCGCAGCAACTCAAGGCAAaggtgcaccgtcacggcgtgGTGTATTTCCCCATCTTCATTATGAAGCACTGGATCGCAGGGCTTTTGGAGAAAGGAACGCGGGACTCAGCAGAAATACAGCTGAGAATCCTCgactccgcaccttctcccatagTGGAAGAAAAACTGCGTAAGCACTTTCATATGGTCTGGCCAGCTTTGCGTTTGGTGAATGAATTTTCACCACGTCAGGAACGCTAtagcgacgactgcggttTGTACATGTCTGCCGTATTTTTCGGCGCTCATCTGGACATACAAATCGACCATAGCCACGACATGGCaaagtgcatgcggcgcctgctgtacgcggcgtcgaaacaccacccgccacgcgAATATTTCCTCgagaaaatgaggaaaattCTGACAAACCGCCCGGTGTCACGGAAAGATTTCTTTTACAACGAAATCGAGCACAAGCCGTGGTTGAAGAAAACCACGGTGAACCGTGAGGACACTTTTCActtgggtggtggcgaaagGCGCGCAACGAAATCCACGAACCCGAAACGGGATTCCAGGCGCGCAAACCAGCCGAAAGCACGTGCTCCaaagccacctcctcggcaaaagaaaagggaggaaacGGTGCGCACAAAGATGGACCGGGCTgagcgcacaaagcgcaAGCCACAGACGCCTGTACCCGCGTCAAAAGCACCTTCCCGTAAACGTCCGGAGAGATCCGCAATGGATGCCCCACTCCCACGGCGAAAGGCCGCGAGGAAAAGTGACAGGAGAACACCCGCGAGTTCCTCAGGTAGATCCGCAACAGGTAGGAATGGAAACAAAACACGCTCTCTAAACTCGAGCGAATTTCCATCCGAGGATGAGGATCTGCCGGTGATCGACCTCccgtggaggaagaaaaactccGTCACACGTACGCCTGAGCATGCGCCAAACGACGCCACGGTGAGCTCAGAAGGCATTATCCCGACGAACGTGTCACCACACGTTCAGCATGGGAAATGCATTTCTGAGTGGACAGAAATCAccctcgcggaggcgaacaAACATGCCAGAAAGGTGTACGAAGCAGTCCTGGATCACCTgtgggctgcgacggctctggcgcgagtcggcgatggtgtggcacacggtctgaccgacacagcggtgggacagcaacgcgtgaggcacaagctgacaccactgcagccttaCAGCGTCcaagagatgctgaagcttctCCGAAAAAACATCCACATGGTCGATGCCTCGCCGACCGACCCGAATGGGGTGACCTTTCGAGAAGAAAAccgaagcgaggaggtgaccctCGACTCCTCAATCGACGAACTGTACCTTGTCCGTGGACCGTCGTTACCGACATTATACGACGTGATTAAAGGATACAGGTTTCTGCTTGGCGCATGTCTCCGTGAGGCGCCGGAAGATATGAATGGCGTGCGCTATCCGAGTCATTACGTTCTCACAAAGGACGCCTCGGAGGCAACGGTGGGAGTCTACGTTccagcgacgtggacgcaCTACCAATCGTCGAAGAGACAGCGTGCCCCACGTCACGCGTTACGATacattcctcttccgcgaagtgcggcatcagaggcacaccaggaTCCGTCCGATAGTCAACGGCCGCGCctggtgaagagaaaaagatggccaggcgacggcgccggaagGGACCCGCtccaagaggacgaggaggacggcgcgaCGTACAGGACTCCAGGAAACCAGAAAGGTGATGGATatgcggacgtcgacgcgaacatctcgacagaggcaatgcgcgctctcgaaagcctccgctccaatcctttaaacatgcagggcaggcctctttcgcaaaaagaagaggcagaggtctgcccgagaaactggttcctcttcgccgcgaaacCGCCACACATCTCACAGCTGGCATGGAGTCTTGTGCGGCccgacactcgcgcacaccacttgcgatggttgacgcgaatcaagtcgatgaactcggaacagatgctcatgcgctttccggcggcatgcatcgacttgattctgTCGACCGCAAGGGCCCGCAAATGGAAGTGGGCAACCACCGcgaaggcctttgccgcggtggcgggtgcgctgcgagacctgccgctctactcgacgcaggcgcggggtattcgccttcaggacgatcccgagtggcgaagcgcttttggcacggtgcagcgctacatgaaggagtcggtgccggatgcgcctcccttcGTTTCGCGTCAACAGGTCGAGAGGATCTCCAAACGGCTCCGGTTAGGCCAtccacgcgccgcgctgttcctcgccatgatgtggggattcgcagcgcgagcgtgcgACATTTCCACGCTGCGAGCGAAGGACGTGACGCTTTTCCCGGGAACATCGACGGATACATACGTGaaggtcacgctgacgatccgcaagggaaagggtgccaaaACACGTGGCCCGTACCCGGTCCCGTCGATGCTGACGAGGGACCTCGCAgcgacactgcaggagatgctggtccAGAAGAAACCATCCGAGGAGCTCTTTgcaccacac ggaggagctgcgggcactgatcgcccaggaggtgcgaacagagatgcgaggtgcacagctgccctcgatccggaaaggcgcgctccgttgtatggcggaagcgggtgtcccGTTGAAGGACCTGATGATGATTTccgggcacgcgaagcaggccacgctgctgcgctatcttgggtatggccagcagcctacggtggaggccgagaccgcaagggacaacgccggaagagcgctattccagaccctctagaggcggcggcatccGTGTTCCGTTTCCGATCGCAAGAGTCATCGTGTGCGAATCTCGgaatcgcaccacaggaggtggcggccatggtggaccagatgtccggtttcatccaagtgctgacggagcgaccggcactcgtgaagcagtggccgctgcacctgaaacggaacacaccactggacatggataccgtgctcgcgatgccgacaaaacgcgcctcaacgaagcggtttctccagcgaatccagtgctttctggatccctccttctacgatgggttgcggacgtcgaggacCATCAAAAAGTGCGTGCTCACAACGGCGGAGATCCAACAGGcggtcgagatgggcaagttcGAACCGTGCCcgatcagcgacatcggcgcccaggtgcaattgccagagggcatgcacggcgtgaacgtcttcacggtgccggagctgaagggacgacgacgcctcatcacggagcccctgctgaaccgcgtgattcccaaacatcacgtcccgcgcgtccactacgacacgcgcctcggaagacgacagcggctgcgatacgcccgttacatgctacagatcgacttcgaagcttattacgacgctatcccgatcgcggcgacactccgtaacaagttcgtttttcgagccaggcatgacgggcgatactaccgtcttcgtactctcccgaccggtgcgcggtggagcgttgccgtcggccaggcggtgacgtggacgattgtggacatcgacacgcccgtcaccatcaccacgctcatcgacaacattctcgtggccgcacgcgaaggtcaggagcgtgagtttgtgctcgcggtgcgcacgatcgtcgcacgcatcaaggcggcgaacctgatgacgtcacccaaccgggacgagctggaggcgatgtcggacgaggaaaccctgcagctggcgagtgccaacacCGTTTTCCTCGGCGAGGAATACACATGGAATGGCCGTGAGCGTCTGAtccgcaactcggtgaagacggtggcgaagctgaagcttgcgctccaaaagaccagccacaccatacgcagtctggcctcgctgatctcgctgatcttcttcgcgctccacaccacgcaaatgaaccccgcacgggcattcaagctgctgagagcctaccgaggcatataccggctgacgttccgcgggtacgactgggatgacgcggtgccgtacatcgactcctccgtggcgcgatcgctgcaggagatcggcggcgcactggtgcagaatccgtggtggaaaatctcggacgagagacacccaacgacggATGAAGCGAcctatgacgcggtggccttcaccgacgcgtcgctggagggctggggtgctgtgcttcacctccgcgacgcgggcgccacagaaatgtggacctatcggcagcgctggaccgaggacctggaacggcaactcggcggcgacgacggcgaggcggaacgcgtcctcgaaaaactgcgccagtaccagctgcgtcgccgcgtccggTCGGGTGGCCGGTTCGAGGACCCAGACCTGCAGGCGgaccgcttccaggcgcggtactcggcacacgcggaaccacgcgcggctcaactaatgctgcgacacctggtggagcaccacagggtgcccaacggagcgcgaatcgcgcttgccacggaccaccgtgcgattgtcattgcgcagaaacacctgaacggtttcggcggcattggcagaggctaCGCCTTGAACAAACTTTTCGAGTACACCTACGACCTCTGGTACAACAGAGGGATCGACGTAGTCTTTTTCTAcgtcgagggtgcgcggaatccggcggacgcctactcgcgacacttcggggtggacgcgacagggtcgctggaggttcaccgggttgaaccgtttggcgtgccgttcctccggcacaTGTGGTGTCCGCTAtgtgaagagcggcgccgcgaggagggcggcgagatatGA
- a CDS encoding ATP-dependent RNA helicase-like protein, whose translation MSIHVHTAPYPPPPKSTVATAAAANFIDSSMRKRPQAMQKPYAPLNYYAASPLRVADQHVKDHHGRSHRGPKKDHLQQLPQPQPPPLSMPPRHNKTTPLAHVTGIDPVVAKRFQDEYAQQNDNENIGDDLRAQQATRMGTVGTLDEALCLSLIETHDVTFVITDTGTGKSTRIPIALHRAHPDALVVNAQPRRTAAINLAQRVAEVLEAELGESVGYSVRGEHIGDIGETKIMYVTTYSLLIYFLWHEFKEKLPLSYIIVDEFHERTPDVEVILLMLKLWLQKHPGAFKLILCSATAQVEEWQSFFDGLTVGTYARSPIMYPVQEYFIEDLERLTGIRTAPILPQDSSNMVTSEQMYQLILVCKQLLEYLAKNTATQDSVLVFMPGRTQVELMTTWIRENLEESLEPIAWYRDVELSLIQEALARPAVTRKKVYVATDIAEVSLTLPDVVFVIDSGTGKRPQVSEKEKTSYAFPPLRLLWETTSNAQQRRGRVGRVQQGFYFSLLSRAHHKALRESDNRIKNAVLTEVVLHSLLITQKPFAFFQLCNEKPERGALAYSLHLLQDGGHIIRKDDPMADAERVSLDRQRTTHVMDSPWNVLIEEALAAASGALATAPAEAVRGFSVTKETAAGPDRSGEGSDKDFGDEEDSVEAANLEADAAAFQQCYFMTLRGVIAARSPVSVAAATNVFFGLLYGTPTLSMLAAAIESSKSPFHIPYTINDRMERVAMVRRVSSVMQRYHGFLQSDLICSMEVILEYMSMQRDGLSEEAQEEWCQERSLSRTRVVDTLNLFSQMKEQVSSVLPFPDVTDIDVLNAQFNQNAELLVLMLVASHTELAIQVQLDGPVAQRKGFVGHGMFFPLKCLKDESVPTVCPWDRNKISVPLSLQTIQRKVLAVFASQVEPDLFALVLLVFSYKLHYSMQCSGATPSFLMAVSHSGVRRTFQCDALTAQQILQLRRIQCAQLRCMQLQVEERVKANESEKLSAALKSANSDFGLPDSAMKAPYLIPTVLQHGLKLLVGRLKGSPSYTAQRRDIVEFLPGTPYCKRANSAQLSPPVLQSVLIHSNNGLSVWQPTATAAAVAASSSTVIEAVSATERNGVEVVAPAVSFPAVESESERGEEDESDHSSDSGAHVPTFSYDV comes from the coding sequence ATGAGCATTCACGTTCACACAGCGCCGtatccaccaccgcccaaGTCGACAGTGGCTACGGCCGCGGCTGCGAATTTCATTGACTCGTCCATGAGGAAGCGGCCGCAGGCCATGCAGAAGCCGTATGCACCGCTGAACTACTACGCCGCATCGCCACTGCGTGTGGCAGACCAGCATGTGAAGGACCACCATGGCAGGAGCCATCGAGGACCGAAGAAAGATCACCTCCAACAGTTACCCCAGCCGCAACCTCCTCCGCTGTCTATGCCGCCACGCCATAACAAAACGACTCCACTCGCTCATGTTACCGGCATCGACCCAGTCGTTGCAAAACGCTTCCAGGACGAGTACGCGCAGCAGAACGACAATGAGAACATCGGGGACGACCTGCGGGCACAGCAGGCGACGCGGATGGGCACGGTTGGCACGCTGGATGAGGCGCTGTGCCTCTCCCTAATCGAGACGCACGACGTCACGTTTGTCATCACGGACACTGGCACAGGCAAGAGCACCCGTATCCCCATCGCCCTGCACAGGGCGCACCCGGATGCGCTCGTCGTGAatgcgcagccgcggcgcacGGCAGCGATCAACCTTGCCCAGCGCGTCGCCGAGGTGCTTGAGGCCGAACTTGGTGAGAGTGTAGGCTACTCGGTGCGCGGGGAGCATATTGGCGACATTGGGGAGACAAAGATCATGTACGTCACGACCTACTCGCTCTTGATCTATTTTTTGTGGCATGAGTTTAAGGAAAAGTTGCCGCTTTCGTACATTATTGTCGACGAGTTTCACGAGCGCACACCGGATGTGGAGGTCATTCTGCTGATGCTGAAGTTGTGGCTGCAAAAGCACCCAGGCGCCTTCAAACTGATCCTGTGCAGCGCGacggcgcaggtggaggagtggCAGAGCTTCTTCGATGGCCTGACGGTCGGCACCTACGCCCGCTCCCCTATCATGTACCCTGTGCAGGAGTACTTCATCGAGGATCTGGAGCGCCTCACCGGTATCCGCACCGCACCAATTTTGCCGCAGGATAGCAGCAACATGGTGACATCGGAGCAAATGTATCAGCTCATTCTAGTGTGCAAGCAGCTGCTTGAGTACCTAGCCAAGAACACGGCGACCCAAGACAGCGTGCTGGTGTTCATGCCGGGTCGTACGCAGGTGGAGCTGATGACGACGTGGATTCGAGAGAACCTCGAAGAGTCGCTGGAGCCTATCGCATGGTACCGCGACGTCGAATTATCCCTGATCCAGGAGGCTCTTGCGCGACCCGCAGTGACGCGCAAGAAGGTTTACGTCGCCACGGACATCGCCGAGGTGAGCTTGACTCTGCCGGACGTGGTGTTTGTGATCGACTCCGGAACGGGCAAGCGGCCGCAGGTCtcggagaaggagaagacaaGCTACGCTTTCCCGCCCCTTCGGTTGCTGTGGGAGACGACGTCaaacgcgcagcagcgccgtggccGCGTTGGGCGTGTGCAGCAGGGCTTCTACTTTAGTCTTCTCAGCCGCGCTCACCacaaggcgctgcgcgagtcGGATAATCGCATCAAGAACGCTGTTCTTACCGAGGTCGTTCTCCACTCCCTGCTTATCACGCAAAAGCCGTTCGCCTTCTTTCAGTTATGCAACGAGAAGCCAGAGCGAGGCGCTCTCGCTTACAGCCTTCACCTGCTACAGGATGGCGGCCATATCATTCGCAAAGATGACCCAATGGCGGACGCGGAGCGGGTGTCGCTCGACCGGCAGCGCACGACGCACGTCATGGACTCGCCCTGGAATGTCCTTATCGAGGAGGCGCTTGCGGCGGCCTCCGGGGCCCTTGCTACTGCTCCGGCGGAAGCGGTGAGGGGTTTCTCGGTGACAAAGGAGACGGCTGCGGGCCCCGACAGGAGTGGCGAGGGTAGCGACAAGGATTTtggagacgaggaggactCTGTCGAGGCCGCGAATCTAGAGGCCGACGCAGCAGCTTTCCAGCAATGCTACTTCATGACCTTGCGCGGCGTTATCGCGGCCCGCTCGCCGGTGTCTGTCGCGGCTGCGACAAACGTCTTCTTTGGCCTCCTGTACGGCACCCCGACGCTGAGCATGCTGGCGGCTGCCATTGAGTCGTCCAAGTCGCCGTTCCACATACCGTACACCATCAACGACCGCATGGAGCGTGTGGCGATGGTACGTCGCGTGTCGAGTGTTATGCAGCGGTATCACGGTTTTCTGCAGAGTGATTTGATCTGCTCCATGGAGGTTATCCTGGAGTACATGAGCATGCAGCGCGACGGGCTGTCTGAGGAGGCACAGGAAGAGTGGTGCCAGGAGCGCAGCCTGAGTCGCACTCGCGTCGTCGACACGCTGAATTTGTTTTCGCAGATGAAGGAGCAGGTGAGCTCGGTGCTGCCGTTCCCGGATGTTACGGACATTGACGTGCTTAATGCTCAGTTCAACCAGAATGCTGAGCTCCTTGTGCTCATGCTCGTGGCGTCGCACACAGAGCTAGCGATTCAGGTGCAGCTGGACGGCCCAGTTGCGCAGAGAAAGGGATTTGTGGGGCACGGTATGTTCTTCCCGCTCAAGTGTCTCAAGGACGAGTCAGTGCCGACTGTTTGCCCGTGGGATCGCAACAAGATCAGCGTCCCGCTTTCTCTACAGACGATTCAGCGAAAAGTGCTTGCTGTGTTCGCCTCGCAGGTGGAGCCGGACCTGTTCGCGCTGGTACTGCTTGTCTTCTCTTACAAGCTCCACTACTCGAtgcagtgcagcggtgccacccCATCGTTCCTGATGGCTGTTAGCCACTCTGGTGTGCGCCGCACCTTTCAGTGTGACGCCCTCACCGCGCAGCAGattctgcagctgcgccgcatccaGTGCGCCCAGCTGCGGTgcatgcagctgcaggtaGAAGAGCGTGTGAAGGCGAACGAGAGCGAGAAGCTGAGTGCCGCGCTGAAGAGCGCCAACAGCGACTTTGGATTACCAGACAGTGCTATGAAGGCGCCTTACCTCATTCCTACGGTGTTGCAACATGGACTGAAGCTGCTCGTAGGCCGCCTGAAGGGCTCACCATCATACActgcgcagcgacgcgacATCGTGGAGTTCCTGCCTGGTACGCCGTACTGCAAGCGTGCTAACAGCGCGCAGCTgtcgccgccggtgctgcagtcggtgCTCATCCACAGCAACAACGGCCTTTCTGTGTGGCAGCcgacagcaacggcggcagccgTAGCGGCATCCTCCTCGACAGTCATAGAGGCGGTTAGTGCGACGGAGCGGAATGGCGTGGAGGTTGTGGCACCAGCAGTGTCTTTTCCCGCGGTGGAGAGCGAGtcggaaagaggggaggaggacgagagcGATCACAGCAGTGACTCTGGTGCACATGTGCCGACCTTCAGCTACGATGTGTAG